A single region of the Asterias amurensis chromosome 19, ASM3211899v1 genome encodes:
- the LOC139951392 gene encoding platelet-activating factor acetylhydrolase 2, cytoplasmic-like, whose protein sequence is MWPFTKSGSAGIPPGTGPYPVGCMDIMSDSSLSGTFLRLFYPTNKQNKNPSNFPPWLPSKEYARGYIDYTGFKNSKASFTAAILNYLTEDFKIPATWNAPLAKSESPFPVLIFSHGLSGCRTTYSTVCLEMASHGFIVGAVEHRDKSACTTYIIKEVSEENDEGCKAPSRGRIQEWIPILLVEGDDFEIRNNQLNTRAAECIRALDLLLRMNSGERVVNSLDDQFDATMFKNVMNVDKVGICGHSFGAATSLLTLAKDKRFKCGVALDAWLFPVDRTSYADIEQPVLLINTEKFHWPANIAKMIRLVPDFNQPTDDRRMITIRGTVHQSQTDFTLLFRSSMSKWMGFAGTLDPKLGMEINLNATVAFLSAKLGLPYNKEYDKILLGENKHIIVGTNIKLDPDKVLETQASL, encoded by the exons ATGTGGCCTTTTACCAAGAGTGGCAGTGCTGGCATTCCACCAGGAACCGGTCCGTATCCTGTTGGGTGCATGGACATCATGTCAGACAGTAGTTTGTCGgg AACCTTCCTCCGTTTATTTTATCCAacgaataaacaaaacaaaaatccctCAAACTTTCCACCCTGGCTCCCGAGCAAGGAATATGCAAGAGGGTACATTGACTACACAGGATTCAAAAACTCAAAAGCATCATTTACTGCAGCAATTCTCAATTACTTGACAG aAGACTTCAAGATCCCTGCAACTTGGAACGCCCCACTTGCCAAGTCAGAGTCTCCTTTTCCAGTTTTGATATTCTCCCATGGTCTGTCAGGATGCAGAACGACGTACTCCACAGTATGTCTTGAAATGGCCTCCCATGGTTTCATTGTTGGTGCTGTTGAACACAG AGATAAGTCGGCTTGTACAACTTACATCATCAAAGAAGTGTCGGAAGAAAATGACGAAGGCTGTAAAGCGCCCTCTAGAGGCAGAATACAGGAATGGATACCTATTCTCCTCGTGGAAGGAGATGATTTTGAGATCAGGAACAATCAG CTCAATACTAGAGCTGCAGAGTGTATTCGTGCATTGGACTTACTACTCAGGATGAATAGCGGTGAACGAGTAGTCAACTCACTCGATGATCAGTTTGATGCAACCATGTTTAAG AACGTGATGAACGTCGACAAGGTTGGGATTTGTGGGCATTCATTTGGAGCTGCGACATCTTTACTCACTTTAGCAAAAGACAAACGATTCAA GTGTGGGGTAGCATTGGATGCATGGCTGTTCCCTGTGGATAGAACAAGTTATGCCGATATTGAACAGCCTGTGCTGTTAATAAACACTGAGAAGTTTCATTGGCCAGCAAACATCGCCAAAATGATCAGACTGGTGCCTGACTTCAACCAACCCACCGATGATAGGAGAATGATAACGATAAG GGGAACTGTTCACCAGAGTCAGACTGACTTCACCCTTTTGTTCCGCTCCTCGATGTCCAAATGGATGGGGTTTGCAGGAACGCTGGATCCCAAGCTGGGCATGGAGATCAATCTAAACGCTACGGTTGCCTTTCTCTCTGCTAAACTTG GGCTGCCATACAACAAGGAGTATGACAAGATCCTACTGGGTGAAAATAAACACATCATAGTCGGCACCAACATCAAGCTTGACCCAGACAAGGTATTAGAAACTCAGGCTAGtctataa
- the LOC139951311 gene encoding cystathionine beta-synthase-like, with product MSVKDTTSWIAPDLPSKCTWHVGVDPKSSPHRHESNEEIREIRKKILPNILKMIGHTPLVRINNIGKSAGLKCELLAKCEFFNAGGSVKDRIALRMIEEAERKGVLKPGSTLIEPTSGNTGIGLALAAAVKGYRCIIVMPEKMSSEKVYVLRALGAEIVRTPTSARFDAPESHISVAQRLNREIPNSIILDQYRNEGNPLAHYDTTGQEIWDQCEGKLDMVVMGSGTGGTMTGIGRKLKQLNPKIQVVSFDPHGSTLEPPFFDKPTDPTVSYEVEGIGYDFIPTVLDHKVPNDWDKCDDKESFLMARKLIREEGLLCGGSCGAAMSVAIRAAQTLTDGQRCVVILPDSVRNYMTKFLSDDWMVQKGFMDVEHEGENLEKQWWWNLKVSVLKIESPITVTPKVTCQEAINIMKREGFDQLPVVNESGVVEGVVTLGSLMSHMLAGRVKPSTLVEGVLYKQFQKVTLDNTLGQLSRILDHDHFVLITHSQKLYSGEEGYTSKEVIVGIATRIDLLNHVTNHQQPAM from the exons AGAAATTCGAGAGATCCGGAAGAAAATCCTTCCGAATATTCTGAAGATGATTGGTCACACCCCTCTGGTGCGAATTAACAACATCGGCAAGAGTGCAGGACTGAAATGTGAATTAT TGGCTAAATGTGAGTTTTTCAACGCGGGTGGCAGCGTTAAAGATCGGATAGCTCTTCGTATGATTGAAGAAGCAGAGAGGAAAGGAGTCTTGAAACCAGGATCTACGTTGATAGAACCTACTTCTGGGAATACAG GTATCGGCTTAGCCTTGGCTGCAGCCGTTAAAGGTTACCGTTGTATCATCGTCATGCCAGAGAAGATGAGTAGCGAGAAAGTATACGTCCTACGAGCTCTTGGCGCTGAGATTGTTCGTACGCCGACATCGGCTCGGTTCGATGCCCCTGAATCTCATATCAGCGTCGCTCAGAGGCTGAACAGGGAAATCCCCAACTCTATTATATTGGATCAGTACAGGAATGAAGGGAACCCGTTGGCTCATTATGATACAACTGGGCAGGAGATTTGGGACCAGTGTGAAG GTAAGCTTGATATGGTAGTAATGGGATCTGGAACTGGTGGCACGATGACTGGTATTGGACGCAAACTGAAACAACTAAACCCCAAAATACAG GTTGTATCATTTGATCCACATGGCTCAACCTTAGAACCGCCCTTCTTCGATAAGCCGACAGACCCTACAGTCTCCTACGAGGTAGAGGGTATTGGATATGACTTCATTCCTACTGTGTTGGATCATAAAGTCCCCAACGACTGGGACAAATGTGATGATAAAGAATCGTTCTTAATGGCTAGGAAGTTGATCAGGGAGGAAGGACTTCTATGCG GTGGAAGTTGTGGAGCAGCGATGTCTGTAGCTATAAGGGCAGCTCAAACATTGACCGATGGTCAACGATGTGTCGTCATCTTACCAGACTCCGTTAGAAACTACAT GACCAAGTTTCTCTCTGATGACTGGATGGTACAAAAAGGTTTCATGGACGTTGAACATGAAGGAGAGAACTTGGAGAAACAGTG gTGGTGGAATTTGAAGGTTTCAGTACTGAAGATTGAGTCTCCAATCACAGTTACTCCCAAGGTAACGTGCCAGGAAGCTATTAACATCATGAAGAGGGAAGGATTCGACCAGCTCCCTGTCGTTAATGAATCTGG GGTTGTTGAAGGTGTAGTGACCTTGGGAAGTCTAATGTCGCATATGCTTGCAGGACGTGTGAAACCGTCAACCCTAGTGGAAGGTGTACTCTACAAGCAGTTTCAAAAG GTGACTCTTGACAACACACTTGGCCAGCTTTCCAGGATCTTGGATCATGACCATTTTGTGCTCATCACACACAGTCAAAAATTAT ACTCAGGTGAGGAGGGTTATACATCTAAAGAGGTGATCGTCGGCATCGCTACACGCATTGATCTATTGAACCATGTCACTAACCACCAGCAGCCTGCTATGTAA
- the LOC139951851 gene encoding uncharacterized protein, which produces MATFSSWCVLTNLQKITVLIFLIQLTHLDCEFTCAAENSLCSPECSDRDPGYNQTRSQCRCDPLCPLYGDCCVDYWTNCTTLRQYNRTSKYQGYIGCVVPLKLTIDPRPYFKSYYVVDKCLTDWPTGTVKDRCENITLYGQERLLGVFVTGPDEVTFKNVYCALCHGFERSQLISWSIKLWRCKLVPNTNKWDYNSCKGNDVVPPASLQFNPHKCFSTVSSCAENSTMELCSQKTARIFNQATGLVYKNIDCLDCNGPYIENQFSCNMHEFRHYHMAESYQMFTLLFDFTEGTVHSIHTTGFFFKETTGPFLLRRNCSNWQTHDPFLDACVDLCDPLLQPGDEQIHLQCERGINDAIVLDNNLTEYCMKNLTPLVVSGKPTYLEGTSDQFGSQGSILVIYTNFVYAEYIQDGMDQLLTNITDLDQFETVTCNATSVVLAVSVRLGDEMVQCEGYAIESFNPKSDILQSEGFFCVNLSGFVYHQNEFMYEVQYHFALNESISLKDPPVLRLCSPFVGSRRCSLLTFDREEFQWSSGSPDGSIIHYASGRILDLQEIWQLPDGTIRVCNFFEDVLKTEHPAWRFVLSKVSFVNGVLSLVALILALLSYAVFPILRTTAGKTIMNLMVAFVLAQVLLMIGKIGLSWLCILRALMLHWSWLTVFFWMTILACDLAYNLRSNLVPRSRSHGSGGYKLLKLGIYGWGAPVVIVASCFIVSRLGEDHPSWLRYGGAECWIVDPFHSLLVFGIPVAFHLTINCVMFGVMLYTVMANQNRLAKARMAKSLRSNVLLNLKLVVITGVTWTLFILANLIEGAFIWYLSVVVNSIQGLFIGLVFLLNENVRNLWRQKLRQIHCCKCSRLHSSKPDMTSVERGRRDTEMTPIEMLNNQQTEATSKMAGTATTRFPCHPELKYRPSSTTSLATAVHVAIAVGANSDTAPVSQ; this is translated from the exons ATGGCAACGTTTTCTTCGTGGTGTGTGTTGACAAATCTGCAGAAGATAACAGTACTGATTTTCCTTATTCAGTTGACACACTTGG ATTGTGAATTCACATGTGCAGCGGAAAACTCGCTTTGTTCTCCAGAGTGTTCAGACCGGGACCCCGGTTACAATCAGACAAGATCGCAGTGTAGATGCGACCCATTATGTCCACTGTATGGAGACTGTTGCGTGGACTACTGGACAAACTGCACGACGCTTCGCCAGTACAATAGGACCTCCAAATACCAAGGCTATATCGGCTGTGTTGTTCCGTTAAAATTAACGATTGATCCACGCCCGTATTTCAAAAGTTACTACGTAGTTGATAAATGCCTTACTGATTGGCCTACAGGCACGGTAAAAGATAGATGTGAGAATATCACTTTGTATGGGCAGGAACGGTTACTGGGTGTGTTTGTAACCGGTCCAGATGAAGTCACATTCAAGAACGTATATTGCGCCCTCTGTCATGGGTTTGAGAGAAGCCAGCTGATTTCATGGTCTATTAAACTGTGGCGCTGTAAACTCGTGCCGAACACGAACAAATGGGATTACAACTCATGTAAGGGTAATGATGTGGTACCACCAGCCTCCTTGCAATTCAACCCGCATAAATGCTTCTCAACTGTGAGCTCATGTGCCGAAAACAGTACCATGGAGCTGTGTTCACAGAAAACGGCAAGAATATTTAATCAGGCAACAGGGTTGGTCTATAAGAACATTGATTGTCTTGACTGTAACGGTCCATACATCGAAAACCAATTTTCGTGTAATATGCATGAGTTTCGTCACTACCACATGGCTGAATCGTACCAGATGTTCACACTGCTGTTTGATTTTACGGAAGGGACTGTTCACTCAATTCACACGACAGGATTCTTCTTTAAGGAAACCACAGGTCCTTTTCTGTTGAGAAGAAATTGCAGCAACTGGCAGACGCATGATCCGTTCCTAGATGCATGTGTCGATTTGTGTGATCCGTTACTACAACCCGGGGATGAGCAAATTCATCTTCAGTGTGAACGGGGTATCAATGATGCTATAGTGTTGGATAACAACCTGACTGAATATTGCATGAAGAATTTGACGCCTTTGGTCGTGTCTGGCAAACCAACCTACCTTGAAGGGACTAGTGATCAATTTGGGTCACAAGGCTCTATTCTTGTAATATACACAAATTTTGTGTATGCTGAGTATATCCAAGATGGTATGGATCAACTGTTAACAAACATAACTGATTTAGATCAGTTTGAAACTGTGACATGTAATGCAACGTCGGTGGTTTTAGCCGTCTCTGTTCGATTAGGAGACGAAATGGTCCAATGTGAAGGGTACGCGATTGAGAGTTTCAACCCAAAGAGCGACATCCTTCAATCAGAAGGTTTCTTCTGTGTCAACCTGAGTGGTTTTGTTTATCATCAGAATGAGTTTATGTATGAGGTGCAGTACCATTTTGCATTGAATGAGAGCATCTCACTCAAGGATCCACCAGTGTTAAGATTGTGCAGTCCTTTTGTGGGGAGTAGGCGCTGTTCTCTTCTGACCTTCGACAGAGAGGAATTCCAATGGTCTTCCGGCTCTCCAGATGGTAGTATCATTCACTATGCATCAGGCCGGATATTGGACCTTCAGGAGATCTGGCAGTTACCTGATGGTACAATTCGTGTCTGTAATTTCTTCGAGGATGTTTTGAAAACGGAACACCCCGCATGGAGGTTTGTCCTCTCTAAAGTCAGTTTTGTGAATGGTGTTTTATCACTGGTTGCCTTGATTCTCGCACTCCTGTCGTATGCTGTGTTTCCGATTTTAAGAACCACTGCTGGTAAGACTATTATGAATCTAATGGTGGCATTTGTGTTGGCTCAAGTTCTCTTGATGATCGGCAAGATTGGACTGTCTTGGCTCTGTATCCTGCGAGCTTTGATGTTGCATTGGTCCTGGTTGACAGTCTTCTTTTGGATGACTATTCTGGCATGTGATTTGGCTTACAACCTCAGGAGCAACTTGGTACCCCGGAGCAGGTCCCACGGATCGGGTGGGTACAAACTGCTGAAGTTGGGCATCTACGGGTGGGGTGCTCCTGTTGTGATCGTTGCGTCTTGCTTCATTGTTTCACGACTCGGTGAAGACCATCCAAGTTGGCTTCGATACGGAGGCGCCGAGTGCTGGATAGTGGACCCTTTCCATTCTTTGTTGGTGTTCGGGATCCCGGTTGCTTTTCACTTGACCATCAACTGTGTGATGTTTGGTGTCATGCTCTACACTGTCATGGCCAACCAAAACAGACTTGCCAAAGCGCGGATGGCGAAGAGTCTGAGGAGCAACGTGCTGTTAAATCTCAAG CTTGTTGTGATCACGGGAGTCACATGGACACTCTTTATCCTGGCCAATCTTATCGAGGGAGCTTTCATATGGTACCTCTCCGTCGTGGTCAACTCTATCCAGGGGCTTTTCATCGGCCTGGTATTCCTTCTCAACGAAAACGTCCGGAATTTGTGGCGGCAGAAGTTGCGTCAAATACATTGTTGCAAGTGCTCCAGACTCCATTCGTCAAAGCCAGATATGACGAGTGTAGAGAGGGGGCGAAGAGATACAGAGATGACCCCTATCGAAATGTTAAATAATCAACAGACTGAGGCCACGTCCAAAATGGCGGGTACGGCTACGACTAGATTTCCATGTCATCCTGAGTTGAAGTATAGGCCGTCCTCAACAACCTCCTTAGCAACGGCAGTACATGTAGCTATAGCTGTAGGCGCCAACTCGGATACAGCCCCAGTCAGCCAATGA